The following nucleotide sequence is from Zea mays cultivar B73 chromosome 1, Zm-B73-REFERENCE-NAM-5.0, whole genome shotgun sequence.
cgatgttggcggcgtcctcgtcgtcggaggagtcgcttgagctttcgtcggaatcccattcccgacaaacatgggcatcgccgcccttcttcttgtagtaccttttcttctcctttcttctccccttcttgtcgtcgcctcggtcactgtcactagatataggacatttagcaataaaatgaccgggcttaccacacttgtagcaaaccttcttggagcgggacttgtagtccttccccctcctttgcttgaggatttggcggaagctcttgatgacgagcgccatttcctcattgtcgagcttggaggcgtctattggttgtctacttggtgtagactcctccttcttctcctccgttgccttgaatgcaacgggttgggcttcggatgggtcgccaagctcgttgattttcctcgagccttctatcatgcactcaaaacttacaaaatgcccgataacttcctcgggggtcattttagtatatctaggattaccacgaatcaattgaacttgagtgggattaagaaaaatgagagatcttaaaataacatttaccacttcgtggtcatcccacttcttgctcccgaggttgcgcacttggttcaccaaagtcttgagccggttgtacatgtgttgtggctcctcccctttttgaagccggaaccgaccgagctccccctcgatcgtttcccgcttggtgatcttggtgagctcatctccctcgtgcgcagttttgagcacatcccaaatctcctttgcatttttcaacccttgcactttgttgtattcttccttgcttagagaggcaaggagtatggttgtggcttgagagttgaagtgctcgatttgggccacctcatcctcatcatagttttcatcccctatggatggtacctgcgcaccaaactcaacaacatcccatatgcttttgtggagcgagattagatgaaatcgcattaaatcgctccacctagcgtaatcttcaccatcaaacgttggtggtttgcctagtgggacggaaagtaaaggtgtatgtttggaaatgcgagggtagcgtagagggatcttactatacttcttgcgctcttggcgcttagaagtgacggagggcgcatcggagtcggaggtcgatgttgatgaagtgtcggtctcgtagtagaccaccttcctcatcctcttgtgcttgtcgcctttccgatgcggcttgtgggaagaagatttttccttcttctctttgtggtgagaagaagatttcttctccttccctttgttggaggagctcttcttcttctccctccttttggtgcgggactcttccgatgaagtgctcccgtagcttgtagtgggcttttcaccggtctccatctccttcttggcgtgatctcccgacatcacttcgagcggttaggctctaatgaagcaccggctctgataccaattgatagtcgcctagagggggggtgaatagggtgaaactgaaatttataaatataaacacaactacaagccgggttagcgttagaaatataaacgagtccgcgagagagggcgcaaaacaaatcccaagcgaataagcaagtgagacacggagatttgttttaccgaggttcggttcttgcaaacctactccccgttgaggaggccacaaaggccgggtctctttcaacccttccctctctcaaacggtcccacggaccgagtgagcttctcttctctaaccaaagccgggaacaaaacttccccgcaagggccaccacacaattggtgcctcttgccttgattacaatggagttgtgatctcaagaacaagtgagaaagaaaagaagcaatccaagcgcaagagctcaaatgaacacggcaaatcactctctctagtcactagggttttgtgtggaattggagaggatttgatctctttgaatgtgtctagaattgaatgcctagagctcttgtagtagttgagaagtggaaaacttggatgcaatgaatggtggggtggttggggtatttatagccccaaccaccaaacttgaccgttggcgggaggcgtctgctcgatggcgcaccggacagtccggtgcacaccgaacagtccggtgcccctgccacgtcatcactgccgttggattccagccgttggagcttctgacttgtgggcccgcctgggtgtccggtgcacaccggacatgtactgtttgatgtccggtgcaccggtatgggcaagtctgacgtctgcgcgcgctgcgcgcgcattaaatgcaccgcagagagccgttggcgccgaagagagccgttgctccgctggcacaccggacagtccggtgcacaccggacagtccggtgaattatagcagagcggctgtcgtgaaaacccgaggatgacgagttccggaggccgcggttcgttggcgcaccggacatgtccggtgcacaccggacagtccggtgaattatagcgcgccggcctccgcgaattcccgagggcgaagggttgaagtcgaagtcctctggcgaagggtagaaaacgaagtctacgggcgcaccggacactgtccggtgcacaccggacagtccggtgcctccagccagaggtgccctcggttgccttattgctcctttgttgaatccaacacttggtctttttattggctagatgtgaaccttttgcacctgtataacttatacactagagcaaactagtcagtccaatatttgtgttgggcaattcaaccaccaaaattatttaggaactaggtgtaagcctaattccctttcagcaggcTTGACCACTGGACTGAAGGTTTCGTTGTAGTCGACCCCATGGCGTTGGGTGAAGCCCCAGAGCACATAGCGGGCCTTATACCGCTCCAAGGACCCGTTGACGTTCAGCTTCAGCTTGAATATCCTTTTTCTGGTGACCAAATTGGTGCCATGCGGACGAGGCactaggtcccaggtgtggttagcATGGAGAGCCTCATACTCCTCTTCCATGGCACGCTGCCACTTTGGGTCGGCAAGCACACCACAGACAGTCATGGGCACTGACAGAAGGACCGGAGAGGAGGTCGCGGAGAGCATCAAGCGATCAGGTGCCCATAGGACACCTACCGTGCGCAGGGTGACCATCGGGTGGATGTGTCGAGGATCTCGGCGGCGCCCTCGGGGCCGCACGAGGTGACACAGGGAACACCGAGGCCGCACGGGGCTATGCAAGGGAGGGCATCGCCGTCAGGGCCGCATGGGGCAACACGGAAGATGGACCTACAAGGAAGGGGGCGACATTAGGGGACACAGATTCGGGCTCGAGGAACACGTCGAGCTCGGTGAGAGAGGCagtggaagaagaagaggaaaggGGGAAATCTAAGTCGTCGAAAatgacgtgacgagagatgatgactcTGTCGGAGGTGAGGTCGAGACACCGATACCCGGGGAGTATTCGAGGAAGACACAACGAGTGGAGCAGGGTGCTAACTTATGAGGAGTCGTGGAGGCGAGATTAGGGTAGCAAGCGCACCCAAAGACACGAAGATGATCATAAAAGGGGTGGATGCCGAAAAGAGTGAAGTAGGGTGTGTGTTGGGCAACCGCCTTGCTGGAAGTACGGTTGAGGAGGTAGGTGGCAGTGGTGAGGGCCTCAACCCAGTAGTGAGCAGGATGGAAAGCCCGAAAAAGCAGAGAGCGCATGACATCATTCACTATGCGAATCATGCGCTCAGCCCTACCGTTCTAAGGAGACGTGTAGGGACACAACATCCGGAGCTGGACACCGCGAGAGTGGAAGAAGGCAAGGTACACATTGTTATATAACTCACGCCTGTTGTCACACTGGACACTCCGGATGGTGCGACTGAACTGAGTGGATACCCGAGCGAAGAAGTGAGACAGGGTGGGATAAGTGTTCGACTTCTGACATAAAGGAAAAGTCCACAAATAATGTGAGAAGTCATAGAGAATGGGTAAATAATACTTATAACCAGAAATACAGACTACAGGGGATGTCCATACATCACAGTGTATGAGATCAAAATTGCCTGCTCCTTTAGAAGAGAGGTGGGGAATGGGAGCCTAACATTGTCAACCTAACTGGCAAGCATGGCAGAGGTGCTCAAAAGATCCCCTACAACCATAAACAGAGGTACTACTGGAGAGCTTGGACATGCATCATGCTCGGGGGGCCTGACACGACGATGCCAAGTCACAGAAGAGGCGGCCGCTACAAGAACATGCAAGGCAGAGGTCGATGTAGCGGAAGCAGGTAGGCAAAGCGTGAAGAGAGGCCCGGGCTGTCACACCGagcgagaagggtcctggtgggCGGTGGCTAGATCCTTCACAAACAGACCAAACGGGTCAAACTCCATAGAAAAAGAGTTGCCAGTAGTGAACTGATGAAAGGaaagaagattttgaatgatgctaGGGGCAACAAGGACGTTGGTTAAACGAAAAGGACCGGGAAGGACTAcgtcacctactgaggtgacgggTAGGGCATACCCGTTTTTTGACGATGATGGAAGAAGGAAGGGAGGGGTGGGGGAGGTTGAAGACAGAATACCTGCGTCCGAAGTGGTGTGGTAGGAGGCGTCGGAGTCAGCCACCCAGTCAGAGACCGAGGTGGGTGGGGCCAGCATCATCGTGGAGAAGGAGCTAGCGAGAGACTGCACGTCCCACCCATTGGCCTAGGGCTGGTTCGAAGGCCCCAAGAGCGGCAGGGGCCCCTGCTGAGGCTAGGGAGGAGTCAAGGGCACCGCCGGAGGTGCAACGGCAAAGAAGGCCTGCTGAGAGGTGAGGGGGCAAGGGGCCGAGGCACCCACGGATGGCCTGGACCACATGTGAATGGTGCCAGTTCATGAGTTTAGAAGGATGGCCACTGAGAACCACCCGGAGAGCCACCCCAGTCGCCCAATGtgggggccttctccttccgaaggtcctcaaaaacatacttAACCATCTGTTTTTAGCATAACCGCTTGCTCCTACTCAAGAGCACGGGCGGTGTCCTGGGTCTGCTGGCGAGCCGCTGCAACGGCAACCCGCTTGGCGGCGAGAATGGTTGCAGCGTCATCCAAAGGAGCGCATAGTGATGAGGTGAGGGCGGACGATTGGCTGTAGACGATCATCGGCGGTGGGTAGTCACGCATGTGGGCCCCAACTGTCATAGGTGGGGTCATGCCGAGCTAGCCATGGGGAAAGCTGGCGCCAGCAGTTGGGAACGGAACAGGACAGCATCAGGCAACACATCCGGGATGGAGAGCGCGTCGGAGAGGAAGTCGAGGTAGCCACCAGCGGACGACACCTAGGAGAGCACCACCGAGTCAGGGAGGGAGCCGCCAGGGGCAGGCCAGGCGCCGTCGGGGTCGGACACGGCCGCCTGGGATGCGGGCGGAGGAGGAGCGGCCGGCGCGGGTCAGGCGCCATCGAGGTCGGAGCTAGCCGAACTCGGCGGCGGTGCGGGCGGAGGAGGCACGGTCGACGTGGACCAGGCGTCGGCGGGGCCGGATTTGGCCGAAAACGGCGGCGACGCGAGTGGTGGAGGATCGACGGCCATGAGGACAAGACCCGGCGTCGCGCCGGCGTCTGGAGAGACGTGTGCAGAGGGAGGGGGCGCGGCCAGCGCTGCCTagtaggagagagggagagggggaagGGATCGCCGGAGGAGGGAAGAGGCGACAGCCGGCCATCCATGGCGGCGACGACAGCTGTAGGGAGGAGAGGAGGAGAAAGGAAAAAACGTAAGGCTGAGATAGCATTGTTGAAAACCCTAGTTTCAGCCATAGAGGACAAGGGTACAAATATAGGACTAGTACATAAGGCCCAGATAAGGACTAGTACATAAACAATCTAACACTTTGGTTTTAAACTTTGAATGATAATGTGTTGGCGTAAATGAAACAATTTAACTTATCTCGTTGTTGCTATTTTAAATGGTCATGTTGTTAGTGATGTGAAGTTTGCTAGGTGCATGTGAATTGATTTTGTGGTTGTAATGTAAAGTTTTGTGAGCTATGTGAATGGTTGTGTGTTGGTAATGTGACCGATATTGATGTATGTGAATTTTATGATGATATGTATATTatgtgtgatattgtgtataaAATTATAGAGAAATTAAGCCTAAGTGGTTGCTGTTTTGCATCAGGAAAGGATAGTTTCCGCCGGTCTGACCATAGTCGTCAGGGACTACCCTAGATAATTCTCGTTGGCCCTACCATAGCCGACATGGATTACCCCCAGATAATTCTCGTCGGCCATAATTCCAGTCGGCCCTCCTCCGGCCGATGTGAATAAGCCCAGATAAGTCTCGTCGGCTAGAGGAGGGCTGACGGGAATTAGTCTCACGCCCACGCTCGAGTTGAAGGACCAGATAATCCCTGTCGATCGCCAACAAGAATTAAGTAATCTCCGTCTAGGAACTCTTGTTAGCCAGGAACTGACAAGAATTAATAATTTTCATCGATATAGGGCTAATTCCTATCAGTTTTTGGTCGACAGGAATTAAATGGATTTTTATGTCATATGTTAACGTTAATGGTAACCATTGTTGCTCAGTAATTATTAATGATTATTCAAAATATAATTGGGTGTTCTTTATAAAGAAGTCCAAAGTCACATttatattcaaaatatttataaaacacaaaataagtttaattaaataaaatataaaccgAACTCATGAAAAATCTACCGGAGACGGTTATTTACATATGTATAGCTCGTAGAAGGATGAATCATGACTCAAAATGAGAAGGGACCCTCCCATATATGCAGTACCGTAGTGTCACTAAATGGAACTGTCATTTTTTTTTTTGAACAAATTGCCAATCATTTACCAAGTTTTATTAAAGTAGTCTCGTTATTTGAATTTGTAAGTTGTGTTGCTTTTAAGCTACATGTACTTGTTAGGTACAGTGAACAACTATGTAACTATTCAATTAACGGCTAAGGTTCTGAAATTTGACATTACTCATATTGACCACTCCTTCATGTGTACTATTAGTTGTAGTATTGGATAAGGTttgagtcaaacttataaaattttgactagaaataattattttattatttagttttgaaacctaatatttatatgcaaagatttgtcttaacaagtacttttataaaagtataaatgtattaagagtttattttattttaaaaaaaacatccgtcaaagttatattttggaGATTGTATTGTTGtcctaaacgacaactaataAAAGACTGGAGGGAGTACTTGGTTAACACATTTTTAACGAAAAAACTTATGAAGTCTTAAATAGCTTCATTGTAATGCACATTACTCGCCGGTTGTTAATTAAACGCTACTAGTTGGGGGGAAAACACGATGTGTATATATGGGTGTTGATGCATTCAGACTGTGAAAAAGAAAACAAGATTAGTGATATTTTGTGAACAATTAACAGTATAGAAACCATGTTGAGATTCTTTTCTTAATAAAAATCTTGCAACTAATGGAACGGTATCAAAGGTAACAATAATGTTACTAATACATGTCAATTCTAGTAATACTCTCGTCGATCCCCAGCACTCTTTCTTTTGTCTTGGAGCAAATATGATCAAACTGGAGAATATATCAAGCAAGTGGGCGCCGCCATTGCACCCCAGCCGATTAACAACAGGGGTGCTGGGTACGCGAAAACCGGCCAATGCTGCTTACCTACTCCTGCTGTGCTGGACATCGCCCGTCACCGACCCCTATCTCCCTCGATACTGCCGGGCGCCAACTCTCACCTTGTTCTGCACGGGTTTTTGATCCTTCTACTCCCCCATCCAGCTCATCTTGAGTGTGGCGGCGGGTGCTCGAGCTTCACGCCGCCGGACCGGTGGCGGTCCAGGAGCTCCCTCGCCAGCGACTGCAGCTCGTCTCCGCCTGAGCTCTCTGCCATGCCGGGGCCGCCGCCGGGCCTGACGGACGCGCCAGCGCCATACGGCGCCGGTTGCCGGAGCTGGTGGTGCTGCGGCGGCTGTTGATGGTGGTGGTGCGGCTGCTGCGCCGTCGCCCACTGCGGTGGTGGCGGGTCGAAGAGCGCGGACAGGTCGACGGTGGTGGGGACGCTGGTCGACAACGGCAGGTCCGAGATGGAGAACGGGCCTGGCATGGGCATCTGCGGCGGGGCCGGCAGCGGGGGCGGGGCCGGCAGCTCGAGCGTGGCGAGGTGTGCTTGCAGGTAGGTCAGCTCGGCCTGGAGATTCACCACCTGGGGAATAATGACGTGACATTCATGCACCGTCGACGATCCAACAGTAAATTGTTACGTGCAAACTTGGAACCACCAAAAGCCATCATTGTTTGTACACGATACAGATGCATATAATATGGAAGAAAAAAAAAGACACATCACACACACGGATGCAAATATGCGATCGAAATGAAAGGTGTCCATCGCACGATTGACAAAAAAGAATGCAGGTTTGGATCTTCTACCTAGGAGGAGGACGGCTACTGCTGCTACCAATACTAGAGATTGGCGCTGACGTTCTATTCTTTTCAAGGAGGGCTAGCTCATCGAGTCATCGATCGATCAGATCGGGAAGCACCACACCGCCACTGGCATTGGAAGGCTTTGTGCAGAGCCCAAGATAGAAGgagatacacacacacacacacacacatcacATGCATCCGCATGGTGTACGTGGCTGCTGCCTTGACGGGTAGAAGAGGAATGCGATCGACGGCACGGATGCGACGGATGAGAAGTGCATATCATTCATCGCCGCAGGCAGGCCTCCCGGATTAGCGCTTGGCGTGCTTCTTTTTGCACTGCCGTTGCTTGGCTTGTCAGTGTTGATTTCCTCGTGAAAGGGGGGGACGGGGACGGACTTGCCTTCCTCGAGAAAGAAACACGCCTGGCCGCTCCCAGAATCTTATCGCAGAGACGGCGGATTCAGAAAAGACCCAGATCCACACGCGAATGCGAAGGGGAAATCATGCAGCAATAATCGCTGGTAGCGCCTGCTGGCCTACTACTAGCAGGCATCGTCTATCCATGATCGATCCATGCATGCGTGCATGCATGCCAAGCTACTAGCGAGCGAGCCCATGGATGGATCTTGCATGGATGGATGGACCGAATATATATAACCCAACCCAAAGATAATCGATCATCCTAGCATCTCATATATATACCTGCTGCTGGAGCGCGAAGATGTGGGCGACGCAGCCGTAGACGGGGTCGCGGAGCCGCGCCTGGGCCTCGTAGCAGATGGTGACGACGGCGTCGAGGCGCTTGTGCGCCGGGATCTGGAGCAGCAGCTTGGACACGTTGCTGGCGCCGAACACCTTGTGCACGGCCGCGAAGTGCGCCGCGCCCTGCTCCGAGTCGAAGTAGGGCGCGAAGATGCAGCCGCTGACGCACTTGCGCCGGAGGAACTTGCACGCGCCGCAAggcccgccgccgccgcttccTCCAGGGCctccgctgccgctgccgctcgGGCCCCCGCCGCCAAGCGTGCtggtgccgccgccgcctccgccagCGCTCATTGCCCTCAGCTGCCCTGCCCTGTCCTCAAGGGGGCGACCTTTTATCTATCTCTCTCCCTGCGTGCGTGCCTGCCGCCTGCGGCCCTGCAGCTCCAGTGGCCGGGGGTCGGGCTCGGTCTTGTACTAGTTATAGGCCGGGATAAACAATGGCAAGGGCAACTGGGGAAGGGACGGGAGAgtgagagggaggaggaggaggaagaatgGAGGGCAAAGAGGGCTGAGAATATAGATAGAAGCGGAGCGAGGGCATATGtgtaaacatggaaaaagtctCTCTCTTCCCTTTTGGTGATTGTCCTATTGGCGGAAGGTTATAGGCGTCACAGCTCCATTTCCATTTTGTTTTGCTACTCGTTCCTCCCTTTTATCGATATCAGTAATTGCTTCTTCCATATAAGCATATATTCTCCTCGAAATGGCTGTACAAGCTAGCCAAGCTTGTATATATATGTGCCGCTTTGTTTTCGTGGTATTGATGATGAGACTTTGAAGGCACGGCATGGAaggaggaggagaagaagaagaagctgcCCCCGCTGGTGCTGGTACCACCCCCCTCGCTCGATCCCTTCCTCCTACACACTTCGCTTTCTCCGTCTTTCGCTCTCTTAAGTGCTGCTAGAATATTGCGTGAAGCAAACATGCACGCGCGCGAGAGACCTCTATCTATCTATATCGCTAGCTCCCTGGTTGCATCGACGACGCATCGTCGAACGCACACGTACGATCGACCGAAgacaagctgctgctgctgctggtactACTACGTAGGGGACACTGGTGGTAGCAACTGTTTTCTcagtctagagagagagagagagagagagagagagagaaaacattCACACTGGTGAGTGGTGACTACTGATTCGGTGCATGCATGGGCCGGCTCGCTCGCAGTCGCCGAGCACAGCGAGCCACCTCTCCTGGCGAGGGGTCTCTCTCACACACATTCCGCTGCAACTGCAACAGTGTCCGGCCGGCTCTCTAGTCGCcccacgcggtgatcctaacatgACATCCTTTCCACTCCACACGTCATGTATATATGTAATGTGTGCGCTTTTATTGCGCCCACCGATCGAGCTCGCTGGCCGCTGGGGCCGGCCGGGTTGCTCCCGCCTGCCTGACGCTCACTTTGCCATGCCATGCGAATGCGATGCGGCCTGGCATAGCATAGCATGGCAGACGCTACGTCCAGGCCGGCCGGGCGCTTGACGTTGCGGTCAACAAAGAAAGACTTGGCCGCCGCCCGGCACGCACGCAGCCGGGGCAGGCACTGTGCGCTCGTTCCGGCCCACGTAGGGTGATCTGATCGCTCGATGCATGCCGGACCTGCTAGCAGCATCTGCTGATCTGCATACGGAGTCCTAGCGATCTACTAGTAGGTGTAGGCAGCCACCAAGCAAGTACGTCCGCCGCGCCACGTTCAACTGTACTGTCACTCGTCGCCTGTCACAGTAAAAGATCTATTTCTTTTTCCATTTCCCTTTTCTTTCTTCCTGTCTGTCTGCCTGTATCTCTATTCATTTGCTTATTACGTTACAGCTCACAATAAGCAGGATGATGACGATGAACACGGCAAATAATTACTGACGATCCGTGTACATCTTGATGCTGATGGGTGATTAGCATCGGTTAACGTACAAGCACCGCTACGCTAGCTAGCTACACTAGTACTCTTTCGCAATGATAATGTACGTACAAGatagttttttt
It contains:
- the LOC100381506 gene encoding LOB domain-containing protein 18 codes for the protein MSAGGGGGGTSTLGGGGPSGSGSGGPGGSGGGGPCGACKFLRRKCVSGCIFAPYFDSEQGAAHFAAVHKVFGASNVSKLLLQIPAHKRLDAVVTICYEAQARLRDPVYGCVAHIFALQQQVVNLQAELTYLQAHLATLELPAPPPLPAPPQMPMPGPFSISDLPLSTSVPTTVDLSALFDPPPPQWATAQQPHHHHQQPPQHHQLRQPAPYGAGASVRPGGGPGMAESSGGDELQSLARELLDRHRSGGVKLEHPPPHSR